The genomic stretch GAAGTGTTTGTTTGCCTTGTAGAATGCTTTGAATGGAAAAGACATTGATAAATTAATGGTAAGTAGCACTTTCTTCATCTACCTTTTTGTTGAATGATATTTTTCTCTGCTGTTCTAATACAACCACTATATTATTCACCTTTCTTAAAATCGCAcaaaagtagtccttgatttaggaccACAGTGGAGATGCCCATCCTGGGTGTAAATTGTGACACTTAATTGGGGTCACACACatgactgacccaattttatgTCCTTTTTATGGCGGTCAttaaaactagcaatagcaatagcaatattttGCTTAAGGGGGTCCCTGGGATGCTGTAAATGACTACGCCTGTGAGCTGGTTCCTGATTTCCTGACATACAAGCACAGGGACACAGGGCGATGGTGGCATTGGAAATTTTGAACTGAGTCACAAATATCTCCAGGGCACAGCCGTAACTTCAAATGGGTGCAATCAAAGATTGTAGTGATAGCATAGTTGGAGAAATCATGTGTCGTATCTttccaaaataaaagtaataccTTTTGTTTCTTTTACAGAACATAGGTAAAGGTGAAGTTAAAAAATCTGAGATAATAGTAAGTAGATTTTTCTCATGTGTCATGATTTTTTGTGTGTAATATTCTTCTTGCATGCCATAGAATATACCTTTTATTATTCATATCTCCTAGAATGCCATCTTCTTTTACCATCTTCAGAGACTTTGGAGCAGAAACTAAAAGCAGGCAGGGCCAAATGTTTCATGTGAAGCAGCTTCAAATAACTATTATATCACCTAAAAAACACTGACTCCTTAACTGGAGTGATGGATCCCTTGGGTTCTGAATAGCAAAGGGAGAAGCATATATTTTGGAATTGTCCCCAGGGGACATTTTGAGGATGGGGAGTGTTTCCCCACAGTTTTTCTTTTACCAACTTGTGGTTCTTCTCTTTGCAAAATGGTAGATTGTTGGCTCAAATGGTCTTTCTGTCAGATGCAATTTTGCTAGTGAGATGCCTTTCCTCATTTTGCTTCCCAGGATTAATTTTATCAGAATTTGCTCTGGAAACCAGCTTCACTTTGTTCTCCATGAAAAAGAATAATGGATTTTTGGATAGGTTCTAAGATTTTGCTAATTTCCTTGACTTAGCTTGCCTTGAAGGATTGATGTGGCTTTACGTACCCTTCTCTGGTGTTGTGAGGCCATTCACATCAATATGTTCTGTGGCCTTCAAGGGCTCACCAATTTATTTTAGTAGTCTGTAGTGGCCCAGACAAGGTCCACAGGTATCATACACTGGAACAACTCTAAAGGAATCCATAatggttttcttcttcctccttataGTCAATTGGAAAGAAGATAATACCTATTATCAAGAAAGTTAAGGATGACAAAGGTGTGTCTATACTGATGGTAAGTTGTCtaatttcttctatgttttcaatGTTATACATCTGAGATAGGTCCATAGTAGTCCTCTGGAGCCTGCTGGAGACCCCTCCCCTACCCCCCCGTCCCCTCCGAAGGATTTACAGACATTTCAGGAACAATTCCAACAGGAAACTAAAAACTCTTGGTTATATTTGAAGGAGGATAATATTATCACTATCGTCAAGACCAGGCTTGAGAGATTCTGGCTTCACAGGCCTTTCCTGTGGGAAAAAGTCAAGAAACTCCATCAATATTTGTACTTTTCCTGAAGGTGTCTGTTTGGCTTTAATCACTCTATGTTATGATAAGAAATGCATGTTTCTTATCTGAGTaatgaaattataattataaaaatatgataTGTATATCTAATATTGAAATAGGCAATGACAGCATGGAGAGAGAAGTCGTGTGTTTTTAGATCAAGGATGTCAAAgtttatttcattgagggccacatcagggccaCATTTTTAGATCAAGGATGTCAAAgtttatttcattgagggccacatcagagttttGTTTGATCTCAGTGGGTCGGGTTGGCATGGCCAGtttgacgtcacttgtgtcagagGTGCCTGTGCCGGCCCGAggactttgccagcaaaaatgcgcAGCTCTccgctctgttttcgctggcagagggttgcatgaGGCCGTCGCCAGAGGTGGGGGTCTGCCCAGATCAGACACACCGGCAGTGGtgatggtgggaggctctgcccacccgcccggatgcttctgcgcagcaCATGAGCgaatcggtagtaaaataaattgcaacccactactggctgttgcagccgaaaatggaactcagggGAGCACATGCAGCCCTTCTGACCTatattttcactggtagaggcaccgtgggccagtccttcgccgtttccagggtggccctgtgagctggatctggcctgtgggccttggaTTTGACACCGCTGTTTTATATTATTGGATTATTGGAAAGGAGCCATTTCCTTGGATCACAGCAGATGTTAAATGCTGCATCTCTCTGTTGATATTGCCTATTTCTCTTGGTTGGGATGGCTTTATCTACTCTGCTAGataaagccaaggtggcgcagtggttaaatgcagcactgcaggctactgctagatcagcagttcagcggttcaaatctcaccggctcagggttgactcagccttccatccttccgaggtgggtaaaatgaggacccagattgttgttgggggcaatatgctgactctctgtaaaccgcttagagagggctgaaagccctatgaagtggtatataagtctactgctattgctattgctcaaacAATCCCATTGACATTAATACCCTCTGTAGTTCTCACCGACCCACTCTTGATTTGAACAAAGAGCAGTGGCACACAAATCCTCACAGGTTTCACAGCCACATCATAATTATAAAGGTATGCTTTTGTTCCATTTTAGAGACTGTTTACTGATGATGAAGATGAAAAAACTGTAAGTAGCTTCTGTTTATTTATTGTCCTTGCTTTCTTTCATATTCTTCTTTGATCTGAACAAGCACCCGTTTTATCTTTATTCTGCCTAAAGCAAAAGCATCCTGAGTCCTCAGAGAATTCTCACAACAGGAAGAGCCAAAATATTCATCCAAAGCAGTGGTGTCCCAGaactgccacgcccccgaaccagttccccagtcccTGCTGCCACTGTCATCTTGTTTTTgtgttctgcgcatacgcagaacaattttaaatgAACTGCACGAAGCGTGCGgacaagtgaactggcagtaaagccgtccagatcccacccctggtccaaaGGCATCTATAACACAGGATGACTGTTCTTTCTCCTACTTGTAAAAGCAGAACTGGTCCAGGGCTGCAATTCTGGTTCTTCCTGCACACCTTCCTTCCCCTGTTATGTTGGGGGGATTATCCTCAGCAGAGGCCGAAGCCACTTGGAAAGGCTGATACAAGGCACATGTTGCGGTTGGCTGATTCAAAAGTCAGTGTTGTGCTTTGCAGTAAAGTCATTGGCTGAGTTCATCATTTTCTGTCTTCCAGGATCTCCCTTACCATCAGCTTGTCCCTGGTGGACTCCATCCTGGGATGTCTGTATATATGCAAGGCACAGTGCCCAGACACAAGAACAGGTAAGATTTCTTTGGGGGCTCACAGAAGGGCAAGAGCTACCTAACTGAAAATAATAGCCATTGGTTTATTATGTCGAGACTAGATTATATTATCCAGTTGCATGCCAAGATTAAAccctttcttaattttttttaatagttccTCCTCCTGCTTTTTCTAACTCCAAGTAAGCCACAATAGTTAGGAACTTGATTCTTCTCTTAAACAAACAAGACAATCTCTTAGAAATACTAGCTTCAAGacaaaggagaggagggggggagaacacTACTCTTTCCTGCACCTCCCATTTAATTTTCTGCttgtcttttcctctctctctctctctcttccagcaCTTGGGTGAATTTCCAGCTGGACTTTGCCTGTGGCCACCATAAGGAGGCTGATGTTCCCCTCCACCTCACGCATCACATCAATGCAGAGACGTTTGGGCTCAACACATTTCAGGCTGGCAggtgggggaaggaagagaaacataTGAATTTCTTCCAAAAAGGCGACCAAATCGAGGTCATCTTGATTGTCCGTGATTTCGGATACGAGGTTGGTACCCGTGACCGAGGCTCCTTTAGGGCTTCAGGTGCCTctttgtcgtcccccccccccgcgcccccccTCCAGAATTCACCTTTTGCCTGGAATGAGCCACAAATGTATTTAATACCGACTTCCCCAACTTCATATCTGCCATGTAGGGTTCAAGTGATGTACAAATGTTCTCGTTTAGTAACAACTGAGTAATTGATgacgttgttaagtgaaaccatgTCTGTGTTTCTGATCAAACTTTAGCTTTTTTTGGTTTGCAGTCCTGTGAAGGCTGTAAATGTAAgcattggttgcaaagttacaaTTTCATCAGTGTCCtcactgcaaacagtcacttaATGAGGACGACCTGTAACTGAAGGGAAAAGCTTTTGATCTGGAGGGGAAAATGGGTATTCaagagcctaggtggcgcagtggttagggtgcagtactgcgggtTACTTCGTCTGACTGccgctgactgcaatttggcagttcaaatcccaccaggctgaaggttgactcagcacttcatccttttgaggtgggtaaaatgaggatcctgattgctgggggcaataatGCAGACTCTTTAAACAActacagccaaggtggcgcagtggttaaatgcagcactgcaggctactgctagatcagcaggtcagcggttcaaatctcaccggctcagggttgactcagccttccatccttccgaggtgggtaaaatgaggacccagattgttgggggcaatatgctgactctctgtaaaccgcttagagaggcctgaaaggcctatgaagcggtatataagtctactgctattgctattgctaacttagagtgggctgtaaagcattgtaaagtggtatataagtttactgCTATTGCAGTAAATAAAGGCCTCTCCCTTTTTACATGTATATATTTTGACCTTTTTGACCCCCTCTAGGGGCTCCCTTGCTTAGTTTTGGGGTGGGATGTGTTTCTGGGCAGAATAAACAGGTTTTTTTCCACCAAAGAAAATGGATGATCCGAACTGAGAGTTGATCCTTTTGGCTTTGCCCTCTGACAGGTCCTGATGAACAGGAAGTGCATATGCAGCTATCACCACAGAATCCCCCCACAAAACGTCCAGGTCATTAGGATTGATGGAGACCTGGAACTGCAATTTCTGTCCGTAGTGGGAGGAGCAATGATGGTAAGTATTTGTATTGAGATGTCAGCACCTCCTGATCCCTGATCTCTCTTTGGGGATCTTCCTTTGGGGATTGATTCCCCAAGCTATCACTTTCTCTTTGTCCTCTCCAGTCATTCTTCTCATACACCTTTTTCTTCATCCCTACAAATCATGGCCCTTTTGGGTCTGCAGTTGTGTTGGCTTATGACTCTGCATGCTAGCAAAAAAATCCATCCTGGAGTGATGCTAGGACCAGCATCTGAACAGGGAGGAAATTTATCCCAGGCCAAGATCCTGTTTTACCCTTGTAGATGAATATAaagaagtgtttctcaacttaACAATGTTAAGATGCGTGGCGTCAACTCCTAGAATGGCTTAACAGATGCCCACACATTCTTATTAACAAACGCAAGGACCAAGAATTATGTGATGGCTGAACATGGCAGCCTATGTCAGAAGGGAAGCTGtggtgtggcacagtggttagaatgcaatattgcaggctgactctgaccactgctaggagttcaatcctgagtggctcaaggttgactaagccttccatccttccgaggtcagaaCATTGTCTGATCTGTTATTAGAACTCCTATCATCCTGTATATGATCTGGGCTGGTAAAAGACCTGACAGCCAACATGTTGGAAGCATGAGATTAGCCTGGGTGGGAAGGTGTCCATGGGAGTGGCTCATGGGACTTCCCTACCTTGTCCAGGAGATGCTGAGGTTTCAATACAGTCGGTGAATAGTTTGGCCTCTACCTGTCCCCCATAGAGCTAAAGCAGAACCGGTCCGTGGCTGCGGTTCTGGTGTTTCCTCCAgccttccttccctgccatgtTGGGGGAATTAATGTTTACAGAGGCCCTCCCAGGAGGTCTCTGGTTGACTCAGAACCTCATGGAAAGGCTGATACAAGGCACAAGTTGCAGTTGACTGGTTTGAAAGTCAAAATGTAAAGTTTGACGTGTGCTCATGCTGTTTTAGCCATTATTGCTTCTCAATTTGCCAATTATCAAGGGGTGGCGGGGAGGGGAAAATTGGAATGTCAGTGCCAGACAATAACAAGAAATCATCTTATGGGAAGCAAGGTCATTTCAACAGGTGTTTGATAGAGCCATGGACATCTTCTCACAACAATACTTCTACACCCAATTGGACAATATGACCTGCAttaatggggggggagggggagttctATACTTTATCTATACGGGACATGTGGAGTTAGTTAGAGCTGGTTTTGCTCTCATGCTGtgctgaaatgatgtactcaataaagcttTGCATTAAGAGATTGGATCAACTCAACTATGCTGGCTTGATTGGGTTTGACAGTCAGAACCTTGACACAAAGTTCTATTTTGCAATAGTTATTGGTTTTGGTCATCATCTTATGTCTTCCAGACTACCCCTTACAGTCATCCTGTCTCTGATGGACTCCATCCTGGAATGTCTGTATACGTGCAAGGCAAAGTGCCCAGAAGGGGCCACAAGTAATGTTACTTTGGGGGTTCACAGGAAGGGCAAGATTACTCGAAACAATAGTGATAAGATTAACATGTTGTTAAGGGAAGGCTAAATGATTCTATGCCAAGATTAAAGTCTTCCTTAATTCTTTGGAGAGTTCTACTTCCTGCTTCTTCTAAGTACAACTAAGCATGATGGCTAGGAACTTGATTCTTCTCTTCAAGCAGAAACCCAGCATCCTATAGATTCTAGTTTCAGGGCAAAGGAGAAAGGGGGAATGAGACCTCTACTCTGAGATTCCTGCCCTTCCCATTTAAaatccttcttcccttttcctctcttctttccagtTTCAGGATGGACTTTGCCATTGGTAAATTTGAGGAGGGTGACATTCTCCTCCACTTCAACCCTCGTATTAATCAAGGGATAGTTGTGCTCAACTCATATGAATCTCGCAGGTGGCGAAAAGAAGATAGATATATGAAACCCTTACAGAAGGGTGAGAATTTTGAGATCATCTTCATTGTCAATGAGGCCGAATACCAGGTTGGTACGAGGCTCCTTTGGGACTGCAGGGACCTGTTCATTCCTCCCCTCCTAAATTAACTATTTGTCTAGAATGAAGCACAAATGAATTTAATACTGACTTTCTCAACGTCTAGATAAGGTTTAAGTGATATGCAAGCAGTCCTTGTTTAGCGATAATACGGCCAGCAActtggttctaccacaaaaccgcggacgacaaaatcgcggtcgacgaaagcgcgtatgtgacgtcatcacagcgcgacgaaaaagatcgaaaaagatcgaaaaatgtaaaaataaagctaaaaccttcccctaacccccccaaacctaacccttaacctaaccctaaacctaaccctaaacctaacccttaacgtaacgaaaaacctaacgctaacccttaacctaacgctaaacgtaacgctaacactctaaccctaaccctaacccttagcctaaccctaaccctaacccttaacctaacccttacctttatgtgaatcggcttgctgtaatttaatttttatttcaatttttcgatctttttcgtcgcgttgtgatgacgtcacatacgcgatttcgtcgaccgcgcttttgtggaacgcgcttttgacgggtcacgcagcaACTTAGCCATTAATGGGGTCAAAAACATGACTGTTTTTGAATGGacttcagcttttctttgctttgcaATCCTGTGAGGGTTGTAAATGCCAGGGCTAGTTGCGAAGTTACTATTTCAACAGTGTCCTAACTTGCTAACAGTCAGAAAATGAGGGCATCCTGCTACAGAATGGAAAACCTTTTAGTccatggggaaaaaatagatatcAGTGGAATGAAGGACTCTCCCTTTTCTCATGTATTCATTTTAACCCTTGTGATCCCTTCTATGACTTTGCTTAATCTGCTCAGCTTTAGGGTGGGATGTGTTCCTGGCATTACTAAACAGGTTTCTCCAGCAAAGAAAATGGAGGATCCCAATTGAGGCTTGATCCTTTCAACTTTACCCTCTGACAGGTCCTGCTGAACGGAAGCCCCCTCTGCAAGTTCGAGCACAGAATCTCACCCCAATTTGTAAAGTTCGTTAACTTTCATGGACACCTGACCCTTCAATCTCTGACCATGGTGAGAGGACAAATAGTGGGGAACATGGTAAGTATTTGAGATCAGCCCTTGATCACTTTTTGGGAATAAATACTGAGTCGGTTCAATCCCCAAActgtcactttctctttctcccctccagtCATTCTTTTCGTACATTTTTCTTAACCGTTAAGAATTGCGGCCCCTTTTGGTCCTCAGTTGTCTTGGCTTACAACTCTACaagcaagcaaaaataaaataaaataaaagtcctACAGCGAGAGCAGAACCAGCAACTGCACAGGGAGCAGTTTTACCCCAGGCCCTTGTCCTGCTCTCCCCTTTGCAACTGTCCATGAAGCAGTTTCTCAgcctggcaattttaagatgtgggaCCTCGACTCCCGGAATGGCTTAGGAGACGGCCATACATCCTTATTAACAAACCCCCATCAGCCAAGAAGTGTGCAATGGCTGaacaatgagccgaggtggcgcagtggttagagtgcagtattgcaggccactttagctgactgtgatctgcagttcagcggttcaaatctcaccggctcaaggtcgactcagccttccatccttccaaggtgggtgaaatgaggacccggactgtgggggcaagttgctgactcaatttgctaaaaaaattgtaaaccacttagagagggctgaaagccctatgaagcggtatataagtctaataagtctaataaaaaaaacacacagtttttaatatcttctttgtaTTTCTCTCCCATCAGCTGTTGACAGGCTCTGCAGTCTACTACCCAGTAAGTATCAAAAGACTTGCTAATTCAGCCTGTCTCACCTGCTTAATGTTTGGTTTGGTTCACCAAGACTTTAAAATCAcacagaaagtgtgtgtgtgggggggggggagcaacagTGAGTGGGATATTTAAGGGAACATTAGCTTCTTTATGGTTAAGAAGGGGGTTAATATTAGTCCATTTGCCCCATGTTACAATCTGCACAAGGAAACCAGCTCTTAGAGCCAAGGTTTATGATTTGATCTATAAATTTAGTCCGTTGTGATGTCATAACCCAGGGGCTTTCACAGGTTTGATAAATAAAACTGAGCAGCCACGCCAACCCCACCACAACCCcatctatttgtgtgtgtgtgtgtgttcattgcACATTGCTTTGGTGGGTCTGTCCACACTGCCATCTTGACTGTTTGGCCACAGCCTGCGGACAGCCTACTGAGCAAACGAAAGCTTGAACCCAGCTGGTATCTTACTTTTGAGGCCAAAAATTACTTACCTGGTCAAAGGCAGCGACGCTTGTAACCACAAGGAATGCAGGAAAAGATAAGATCTCACAAGCTGCTTTCTGCCTTGTTGTGGGTCTCCCGCTTGGCAACTCAAGACCTACTGGACTGCCACTACCTTGACCCCCAGCTAGCGGGGACAAGAGCTGCATGGTTGGACAAGGGGCGCTAAATGTAACCTGGATTCTTGTCTATTTTAGCCAGAGCCCTACACGGGCAACATTCCTGGAGGTCTGGGAACCAGCAGGACCATCACAGTGCGAGGCTTTATTCTGAAGGACGCTAAAAGGTTTCggatctctcactctttttttttttttttgccgggCTGGTTTGGATTTGGCACAGCAAAATGTCAGCGTTAGGGCCTGTTGCAGATCTTTCCTGGTTGATCTCCTTTCTCTGACTCTCCCATCTCCTCTGCGTATCCGCAGGGTCAGCCCAGAGGACAAGGAGGTTAAGGGGAGTGGAAGCAATATTCCACATGTAGTCTTTGGAACTCACTTCCACAAGAAGAAGCGTGGACAGTTAGCTGTAGGCAGAGTTCCCCAAAAGGGGACGTCTGAAATGTCATGAAAGGATTGTCGAATTGTTTAGGGAACTCTAGCTAAGGAGGTGGCTGTAAAGAATGAGTAGGACCAGaatatagataagatagatagataagtttatttataggccgcccttttccctgaggggactcagggcggctaacaacttatatggtagggggatacatacaataacatataacataacacgtaattaaaagaataacaacattcattcagcattcgggtgggggcgcatcaaatctttacccccaggcctgacgggatagccagttcttgagggctgcgcggaaggtctgaagggtggtgagggtacgaatctccacggggagatcgttccaaagggtcggagctgctactgaaaaggctctcctccgcgtagtggccagccggcactggctggcagatggcactcggaggaggcctaatctgtgagatctaataggtctcgaggaggtaattggcaggaggcggtctctcaagtacccagatccactaccatgaagggaaTAGTC from Thamnophis elegans isolate rThaEle1 chromosome 12, rThaEle1.pri, whole genome shotgun sequence encodes the following:
- the LOC116515541 gene encoding galectin-6-like, which codes for MIGRVISSHVRIEFWYTLSPLQNELSEEYTLEIINALNGKDIDKLMSIGKKIIPIIKKVKDDKGVSILMRLFTDDEDEKTDLPYHQLVPGGLHPGMSVYMQGTVPRHKNSTWVNFQLDFACGHHKEADVPLHLTHHINAETFGLNTFQAGRWGKEEKHMNFFQKGDQIEVILIVRDFGYEVLMNRKCICSYHHRIPPQNVQVIRIDGDLELQFLSVVGGAMMTTPYSHPVSDGLHPGMSVYVQGKVPRRGHNFRMDFAIGKFEEGDILLHFNPRINQGIVVLNSYESRRWRKEDRYMKPLQKGENFEIIFIVNEAEYQVLLNGSPLCKFEHRISPQFVKFVNFHGHLTLQSLTMVRGQIVGNMLLTGSAVYYPPEPYTGNIPGGLGTSRTITVRGFILKDAKSFVINLKAGQNIALHLNPRMKPRRYVVRNTCLKGSWGDEEDDLPFNPFHFGQYFEVSICCDKEKFKVYTSGRHLFNFNHRYATIQRIRTLEIKGDVTISYIKY